A genome region from Streptomyces antimycoticus includes the following:
- the ilvC gene encoding ketol-acid reductoisomerase, with the protein MAELFYDDDADLSIIQGRKVAILGYGSQGHAHALSLRDSGVDVRVGLHEGSKSKAKAEEQGLRVVTPAEASAEADVIMILVPDPIQAKVYEESVKDNLKDGDALFFGHGLNIRFDFIKPPANVDVCMVAPKGPGHLVRRQYEEGRGVPCIAAVEQDATGNGFELALSYAKGIGGTRAGVIKTTFTEETETDLFGEQAVLCGGTSALVKAGFETLVEAGYQPEIAYFECLHELKLIVDLMYEGGLEKMRWSISETAEWGDYVSGPRIINDSTKAEMKKLLGEIQDGTFAKNWMAEYNAGLPKYNELKKADENHLLETTGKELRKLMSWVDEEA; encoded by the coding sequence GTGGCCGAGCTGTTCTACGACGACGACGCCGACCTGTCCATCATCCAGGGCCGTAAGGTCGCAATCCTCGGCTACGGCAGCCAGGGGCACGCCCACGCGCTGTCGCTGCGCGACTCGGGCGTCGATGTCCGGGTCGGTCTGCACGAGGGCTCCAAGTCCAAGGCGAAGGCCGAGGAGCAGGGCCTGCGCGTGGTCACCCCCGCCGAGGCGTCCGCCGAGGCCGACGTGATCATGATCCTGGTCCCGGACCCGATCCAGGCGAAGGTCTACGAGGAGTCCGTGAAGGACAACCTGAAGGACGGCGACGCGCTGTTCTTCGGGCACGGCCTCAACATCCGCTTCGACTTCATCAAGCCCCCGGCCAATGTGGACGTCTGCATGGTCGCCCCCAAGGGCCCGGGCCACCTCGTCCGCCGCCAGTACGAGGAGGGCCGCGGCGTGCCGTGTATCGCGGCCGTCGAGCAGGACGCCACCGGAAACGGCTTCGAGCTGGCCCTGTCGTACGCCAAGGGCATCGGCGGCACCCGCGCCGGCGTCATCAAGACCACCTTCACCGAGGAGACCGAGACCGACCTCTTCGGTGAGCAGGCGGTCCTGTGCGGCGGCACCTCGGCACTGGTCAAGGCCGGGTTCGAGACCCTGGTCGAGGCCGGCTACCAGCCGGAGATCGCGTACTTCGAGTGCCTCCACGAGCTCAAGCTGATCGTGGACCTCATGTACGAGGGCGGCCTGGAGAAGATGCGCTGGTCGATCTCCGAGACCGCCGAGTGGGGCGACTACGTCTCCGGTCCGCGGATCATCAACGACTCCACCAAGGCCGAGATGAAGAAGCTCCTCGGCGAGATCCAGGACGGCACCTTCGCCAAGAACTGGATGGCGGAGTACAACGCCGGTCTGCCGAAGTACAACGAGCTGAAGAAGGCCGACGAGAACCACCTGCTGGAGACCACCGGCAAGGAGCTGCGCAAGCTCATGAGCTGGGTGGACGAGGAGGCGTAA
- the ilvN gene encoding acetolactate synthase small subunit, whose amino-acid sequence MSKHTLSVLVENTPGILARIAALFSRRGFNIDSLAVGVTEHPDISRITIVVNVEELPLEQVTKQLNKLVNVLKIVELEDGQAIQRELVLVKVRADNETRSQIVEIVQLFRAKTVDVSPEAVTIEATGSSDKLEAMLRMLEPYGIKELVQSGTIAIGRGARSITDRSLRALDRSA is encoded by the coding sequence ATGTCCAAGCACACGCTCTCCGTCCTGGTGGAGAACACCCCCGGCATCCTCGCCCGGATCGCCGCCCTGTTCTCCCGCCGCGGCTTCAATATCGACTCGCTGGCCGTCGGCGTCACCGAGCACCCCGACATCTCCCGGATCACCATCGTGGTCAATGTCGAGGAGCTGCCGCTGGAGCAGGTCACCAAGCAGCTCAACAAGCTGGTCAACGTGCTGAAGATCGTCGAGCTGGAGGACGGCCAGGCGATTCAGCGGGAGCTCGTTCTGGTGAAGGTCCGCGCCGACAACGAGACCCGCTCCCAGATCGTCGAGATCGTCCAGCTGTTCCGCGCCAAGACCGTGGACGTCTCCCCGGAGGCCGTCACCATCGAGGCCACCGGCAGCAGCGACAAGCTCGAGGCCATGCTCAGGATGCTGGAACCGTACGGCATCAAGGAGCTGGTCCAGTCCGGCACCATCGCCATAGGGCGTGGCGCCCGCTCCATCACCGACCGGAGCCTGCGCGCGCTCGACCGGTCCGCCTGA
- a CDS encoding MFS transporter translates to MSQPSKTPPEANPRRWLALVFIGLAQLMIVLDITVVNIALPSAQKDLGISDGDRQWVITAYTLAFGSLLLLGGRIADYTGRKRTFLIGLLGFAGASALGGAASGFETLLSARALQGAFAALLAPSALSLLAVNFTEPRERAKAFGIFGAIAAGGGAIGLVVGGLLTEYLDWRWCLYVNVPIAVVAAFSWSVLPTDTRAEGRARFDIPGVLLAVCGLVAVVYGCSEAESEGWDSRLVTGLLIVGAVLLLAFVLVERSVARPLLPPRVVADRTRGSAYLAVGLSVVGMFAMFLFLTYYMQLVKGYSALLTGVAFLPMTGAVLVGAGGVASRLIPKVPPRLLVAPGLLIAATGVALLVPLDVDSSYAAGVLPAELLVGFGMGLVMAPSMNYATHGVGEGDAGVASATVNTAQQIGGSIGTAMLNTIATSATSDYMASHAARMTPRTAKAGLVEGFSHAFVVSSAILAGAAVVIALLMNTPRPVREPGAEGATPLPAPLG, encoded by the coding sequence ATGTCCCAGCCCTCAAAGACGCCACCCGAGGCGAACCCCCGGCGCTGGCTCGCACTCGTCTTCATCGGCCTGGCCCAGCTGATGATCGTCCTCGACATCACCGTCGTGAACATCGCCCTGCCGTCGGCCCAGAAGGACCTCGGCATCTCCGACGGCGACCGGCAGTGGGTCATCACCGCCTACACCCTGGCGTTCGGCAGTCTGCTGCTGCTCGGCGGCCGGATCGCGGACTACACCGGCCGTAAGCGCACCTTCCTCATCGGCCTGCTGGGGTTCGCCGGGGCCTCCGCGCTCGGCGGCGCCGCCTCCGGGTTCGAGACGCTGCTCTCGGCCCGCGCCCTGCAGGGCGCGTTCGCCGCGCTGCTCGCCCCCTCGGCGCTGTCGCTGCTCGCGGTGAACTTCACCGAACCCCGTGAACGCGCCAAGGCGTTCGGCATCTTCGGCGCGATCGCGGCGGGCGGCGGTGCGATCGGGCTGGTCGTCGGCGGACTGCTGACGGAGTACCTGGACTGGCGCTGGTGCCTGTACGTCAATGTGCCGATCGCCGTCGTCGCCGCCTTCAGCTGGTCCGTGCTGCCCACCGACACCCGCGCCGAGGGCCGGGCCCGCTTCGACATCCCCGGTGTGCTGCTGGCGGTGTGCGGGCTGGTGGCCGTGGTCTACGGATGCAGCGAGGCCGAGTCCGAGGGCTGGGACTCCCGGCTGGTGACCGGGCTGCTCATCGTGGGCGCGGTGCTGCTCCTCGCCTTCGTCCTGGTGGAGCGGAGCGTGGCGCGGCCGCTGCTGCCGCCGCGCGTGGTGGCGGACCGCACCCGTGGCAGCGCCTATCTGGCGGTCGGCCTCTCGGTGGTCGGCATGTTCGCGATGTTCCTCTTCCTCACGTACTACATGCAGCTCGTCAAGGGGTACTCGGCGCTGCTCACCGGTGTGGCGTTCCTGCCCATGACCGGGGCGGTGCTGGTCGGCGCGGGCGGCGTCGCCTCCCGCCTCATCCCCAAGGTGCCGCCGCGCCTGCTGGTGGCGCCCGGTCTGCTGATCGCGGCCACCGGTGTCGCGCTGCTGGTGCCCCTGGACGTCGACAGCTCGTACGCGGCGGGGGTGCTGCCCGCCGAGCTCCTGGTCGGCTTCGGCATGGGCCTGGTGATGGCGCCCTCGATGAACTACGCGACCCATGGCGTGGGGGAGGGGGACGCGGGCGTCGCCTCCGCCACCGTCAACACCGCCCAGCAGATCGGCGGTTCGATCGGCACGGCGATGCTCAACACCATCGCCACCAGCGCGACGTCCGACTACATGGCCTCGCACGCCGCGCGGATGACACCGCGGACCGCCAAGGCCGGTCTGGTGGAGGGCTTCTCGCACGCCTTCGTGGTCTCCTCCGCGATTCTCGCGGGCGCCGCGGTGGTCATCGCGCTGCTGATGAACACCCCGCGCCCGGTACGGGAACCGGGCGCCGAAGGCGCCACCCCGCTCCCCGCGCCCCTGGGCTGA
- the serA gene encoding phosphoglycerate dehydrogenase produces MSTASTGKPVVLIAEELSPATVDALGPDFEIRHCNGADRAELLPAIAGVDAILVRSATKVDAEAIAAAKKLKVVARAGVGLDNVDVSAATKAGVMVVNAPTSNIVTAAELACGLLVATARNIPQASAALKNGEWKRSKYTGVELSEKTLGVVGLGRIGVLVAQRMSAFGMKVVAYDPYVQPARAAQMGVKLLSLDELLEVSDFISVHLPKTPETVGLIGDEALHKVKPEVRIVNAARGGIVDEVALAAALKEGRVAGAGLDVFSQEPCTESPLFEFDNVVVTPHLGASTGEAQEKAGIAVARSVRLALAGELVPDAVNVQGGVIAEDVRPGLPLAEKLGRIFTALAGEVAVRLDVEVYGEITQHDVKVLELSALKGVFEDIVDETVSYVNAPLFAQERGVEVRLTTSSESSEHRNVVTVRGTLSDGEEVSISGTLAGPKHQQKIVAVGEYDVDLALADHMAFLRYTDRPGVVGTLGRILGEAGINIAGMQVSRAAAGGAALVALTVDDTIPQPVLTEIAEEIGASSARSVNLV; encoded by the coding sequence GTGAGCACTGCTTCCACTGGTAAACCTGTCGTACTCATCGCCGAAGAGCTCTCTCCGGCGACGGTCGACGCCCTGGGCCCGGACTTCGAGATCCGGCACTGCAACGGGGCCGACCGAGCCGAGCTCCTTCCCGCCATCGCCGGTGTGGACGCGATCCTCGTCCGCAGCGCGACCAAGGTCGACGCCGAGGCCATCGCCGCGGCGAAGAAGCTGAAGGTGGTCGCTCGGGCGGGCGTCGGCCTGGACAATGTGGACGTCTCGGCCGCCACCAAGGCCGGCGTCATGGTCGTCAACGCGCCGACGTCCAACATCGTCACCGCCGCCGAGCTCGCCTGCGGTCTGCTGGTGGCCACGGCCCGCAACATCCCGCAGGCCAGCGCCGCGCTGAAGAACGGCGAGTGGAAGCGCAGCAAGTACACCGGTGTGGAGCTGAGCGAGAAGACCCTCGGCGTCGTCGGCCTCGGCCGCATCGGCGTCCTGGTGGCCCAGCGGATGTCCGCCTTCGGCATGAAGGTCGTCGCGTACGACCCGTATGTGCAGCCCGCACGGGCCGCGCAGATGGGCGTGAAGCTGCTCTCGCTGGACGAGCTGCTCGAGGTCTCCGACTTCATCTCCGTCCACCTCCCCAAGACCCCCGAGACGGTCGGCCTGATCGGCGACGAGGCGCTGCACAAGGTCAAGCCGGAGGTCCGGATCGTCAACGCCGCGCGCGGCGGGATCGTGGACGAGGTGGCGCTGGCCGCCGCCCTCAAGGAGGGCCGGGTGGCCGGGGCCGGGCTGGACGTCTTCTCCCAGGAGCCGTGCACCGAGTCCCCGCTGTTCGAGTTCGACAATGTGGTGGTCACCCCGCACCTGGGCGCCTCCACCGGTGAGGCCCAGGAGAAGGCGGGCATCGCGGTCGCCCGCTCGGTGCGGCTGGCGCTGGCCGGCGAGCTGGTCCCGGACGCGGTGAACGTCCAGGGTGGCGTCATCGCCGAGGACGTGCGCCCCGGGCTGCCGCTGGCCGAGAAGCTGGGGCGGATCTTCACCGCGCTCGCGGGCGAGGTCGCGGTCCGCCTCGACGTCGAGGTGTACGGCGAGATCACCCAGCACGACGTCAAGGTGCTGGAGCTGTCGGCGCTCAAGGGTGTCTTCGAGGACATCGTCGACGAGACCGTGTCGTATGTGAACGCCCCGCTGTTCGCGCAGGAGCGCGGTGTCGAGGTGCGGCTGACCACCAGCTCGGAGTCGAGCGAGCACCGCAATGTGGTGACCGTGCGCGGCACCCTGTCGGATGGCGAGGAGGTCTCGATCTCCGGCACGCTGGCCGGTCCCAAGCACCAGCAGAAGATCGTCGCGGTCGGGGAGTACGACGTGGATCTGGCGCTCGCCGACCACATGGCCTTCCTCCGCTACACCGACCGCCCGGGTGTGGTCGGCACGCTCGGCCGGATCCTGGGCGAGGCGGGTATCAACATCGCCGGGATGCAGGTCTCCCGGGCGGCGGCGGGCGGTGCCGCGCTGGTGGCGCTCACGGTGGACGACACCATTCCGCAGCCGGTGCTCACCGAGATCGCCGAGGAGATCGGCGCCTCCTCGGCCCGCTCGGTCAATCTGGTCTGA
- a CDS encoding acetolactate synthase large subunit codes for MTEQAPGSHHPQPRPRSGGPQSAPVEHVTGAQSLIRSLEEVGADTVFGIPGGAILPAYDPMMDSSKVRHVLVRHEQGAGHAATGYAQATGKVGVCMATSGPGATNLVTPIADAHMDSVPIVAITGQVASKAIGTDAFQEADICGITMPITKHNFLVTKAEDIPRTIAEAFHIASTGRPGPVLVDIAKDALQAQTTFSWPPQPDLPGYRPVTKPHAKQIREAARLITQAERPVLYVGGGVLKARATAELKVLAELTGAPVTTTLMALGAFPDTHHLHLGMPGMHGTVAAVTALQKADLIVALGARFDDRVTGKLDSFAPYAKVVHADIDPAEIGKNRAADVPIVGDAREVIADLVVAVQAEHDAGRAGDYTGWWEDLNRWRETYPLGYDQPADGSLSPQQVIQRIGQLAPEGTIFAAGVGQHQMWAAHFIDYQTPATWLNSGGAGTMGYAVPAAMGAKAGADGRTVWAIDGDGCFQMTNQELVTCALNNIPIKVAIINNGALGMVRQWQTLFYNQRYSNTVLHSGPDTPAQQNGGTRVPDFVKLSEAMGCVGLRCEDPADLDAVIEKANAINDRPVVVDFIVHEDAMVWPMVAAGTSNDEILAARDTRPDFGDGEDD; via the coding sequence ATGACCGAGCAGGCCCCCGGGTCCCATCACCCCCAGCCTCGGCCCCGTAGCGGCGGACCGCAGTCCGCCCCCGTCGAGCACGTCACGGGCGCGCAGTCCCTCATCCGTTCCCTCGAGGAAGTGGGTGCGGACACCGTCTTCGGCATTCCCGGTGGCGCGATCCTCCCCGCCTACGACCCGATGATGGACTCCTCGAAGGTCCGGCATGTGCTCGTCCGCCATGAGCAGGGCGCGGGCCACGCCGCCACCGGTTACGCCCAGGCCACCGGCAAGGTCGGCGTCTGCATGGCGACCTCGGGCCCCGGCGCCACCAACCTGGTCACCCCCATCGCCGACGCCCATATGGACTCGGTCCCGATCGTCGCGATCACCGGCCAGGTGGCGTCCAAGGCCATCGGTACGGACGCCTTCCAGGAGGCGGACATCTGCGGCATCACCATGCCGATCACCAAGCACAACTTCCTGGTCACCAAGGCCGAGGACATCCCCCGCACGATCGCCGAGGCGTTCCACATCGCATCCACCGGCCGCCCCGGCCCGGTCCTGGTCGACATCGCCAAGGACGCGCTCCAGGCGCAGACCACCTTCTCCTGGCCGCCGCAGCCCGATCTGCCCGGCTACCGCCCGGTCACCAAGCCGCACGCCAAGCAGATCCGCGAGGCCGCCCGCCTGATCACCCAGGCCGAGCGCCCGGTGCTGTACGTCGGCGGCGGTGTGCTCAAGGCGCGGGCCACCGCCGAGCTGAAGGTGCTGGCCGAGCTGACCGGGGCGCCGGTCACCACCACCCTGATGGCGCTGGGCGCCTTCCCCGACACCCACCACCTCCACCTGGGCATGCCGGGCATGCACGGCACCGTCGCCGCCGTGACCGCCCTGCAGAAGGCCGATCTGATCGTGGCGCTCGGCGCCCGCTTCGACGACCGCGTCACCGGCAAGCTGGACTCCTTCGCCCCGTACGCCAAGGTCGTCCACGCGGATATCGACCCGGCCGAGATCGGTAAGAACCGCGCCGCCGACGTGCCCATTGTCGGAGACGCCCGCGAGGTCATCGCGGACCTGGTCGTCGCCGTCCAGGCCGAGCACGACGCGGGCCGCGCCGGTGACTACACCGGCTGGTGGGAGGACCTGAACCGGTGGCGGGAGACCTACCCGCTCGGCTACGACCAGCCCGCCGACGGCAGCCTCTCCCCGCAGCAGGTCATCCAGCGGATCGGGCAGCTGGCGCCGGAGGGCACGATCTTCGCCGCGGGCGTCGGCCAGCACCAGATGTGGGCCGCCCACTTCATCGACTACCAGACCCCCGCCACCTGGCTGAACTCCGGCGGCGCCGGGACGATGGGCTACGCCGTCCCGGCCGCCATGGGCGCCAAGGCGGGTGCCGATGGCCGTACGGTCTGGGCGATCGACGGTGACGGCTGCTTCCAGATGACCAACCAGGAGCTGGTCACCTGCGCGCTGAACAACATCCCGATCAAGGTCGCGATCATCAACAACGGCGCGCTGGGCATGGTCCGGCAGTGGCAGACCCTCTTCTACAACCAGCGCTACTCCAACACGGTCCTGCACTCGGGCCCCGACACCCCCGCCCAGCAGAACGGGGGCACCCGCGTCCCCGACTTCGTGAAGCTCTCCGAGGCCATGGGCTGCGTCGGGCTGCGCTGCGAGGACCCGGCCGACCTCGACGCCGTGATCGAGAAGGCCAACGCGATCAACGACCGCCCGGTGGTCGTGGACTTCATCGTCCACGAGGACGCCATGGTCTGGCCGATGGTCGCGGCCGGCACCTCCAATGACGAGATCCTGGCGGCGCGCGACACCCGCCCGGACTTCGGCGACGGCGAAGACGACTGA
- a CDS encoding peroxiredoxin-like family protein has translation MEPDSVVAARTLTPVTGPDVAVPDSGRLIHLQFRRFAGCPVCNLHLRSIVRRHQEIEAAGVREVVVFHSPAEELREHTDELPFAVVADPGKRLYREFGVEQAPRALLSPRAWGPIARALLTGVWAVIRGREKLPAPSQPGGRLGLPADFLIGGDGRVIAAKHGAHAYDQWSVDELLALAARAPRPDPAP, from the coding sequence ATGGAGCCCGATTCCGTCGTCGCAGCCCGCACCCTCACCCCCGTGACCGGCCCGGACGTCGCCGTTCCCGACTCCGGCCGGCTGATCCACCTTCAGTTCCGGCGCTTCGCCGGATGCCCCGTCTGCAATCTCCATCTGCGGTCGATCGTGCGGCGCCATCAGGAGATCGAGGCGGCCGGAGTGCGGGAGGTGGTGGTCTTCCACTCCCCCGCCGAGGAGCTGCGCGAGCATACGGACGAGCTGCCGTTCGCCGTGGTCGCCGACCCCGGGAAGCGGCTCTACCGGGAGTTCGGGGTGGAGCAGGCACCCAGGGCCCTGCTCAGCCCGCGCGCCTGGGGGCCGATCGCGCGGGCGCTGCTGACCGGTGTGTGGGCGGTGATCCGGGGACGGGAGAAGCTCCCCGCGCCCAGCCAGCCCGGGGGCAGGCTGGGGCTGCCCGCCGACTTCCTGATCGGCGGGGACGGCCGCGTCATCGCCGCCAAACACGGCGCACACGCCTATGACCAGTGGTCGGTGGACGAGCTGCTGGCGCTGGCCGCCCGCGCCCCGCGCCCCGACCCGGCCCCCTGA
- a CDS encoding TetR/AcrR family transcriptional regulator has product MSADTDADALADVPPMRADARRNREQILRAAREVFADQGPDAPLDEIARRAGVGIATLYRRFPHRDDLHRGVAIEVLSALVEAGSRAAAEEDDAHLALRRFMHAALDLKIGSVMPALLGRFTVAEILDGVPGDVVDPIDALLLRAQAEGLIRLDVVFGDITMMIMRLSRPLPGGGRFAADDALAHRQLDVYIDGLRPTGSPRPTTPLGGPAVDAAAFKLLRERVIDDAREAHSDARVARPEARADHSGDSDAD; this is encoded by the coding sequence GTGTCCGCAGACACCGACGCCGACGCCCTTGCCGACGTCCCGCCCATGCGCGCCGACGCGCGACGCAACCGGGAGCAGATCCTGCGCGCCGCCCGCGAGGTCTTCGCCGATCAGGGGCCCGATGCCCCGCTGGATGAGATAGCCCGGCGCGCCGGGGTCGGCATCGCGACCCTCTACCGCCGGTTTCCGCACCGCGACGATCTCCACCGAGGGGTCGCCATCGAGGTGCTGAGCGCGCTGGTCGAAGCCGGGAGCCGGGCCGCCGCCGAGGAGGACGACGCCCATCTCGCGCTGCGCCGCTTTATGCACGCCGCCCTCGATCTCAAGATCGGCTCGGTGATGCCGGCGCTGCTGGGCCGTTTCACCGTCGCCGAGATCCTCGACGGCGTCCCCGGCGATGTCGTCGACCCGATCGACGCGCTGCTTCTGCGCGCCCAGGCCGAGGGGCTGATCCGGCTCGATGTCGTCTTCGGCGACATCACGATGATGATCATGCGGCTGTCGCGGCCGCTGCCCGGCGGTGGCCGGTTCGCCGCCGATGACGCCCTCGCCCATCGCCAACTGGATGTCTATATCGACGGGTTGCGCCCCACCGGCTCCCCGCGGCCCACCACCCCGCTCGGCGGCCCGGCCGTCGATGCCGCGGCGTTCAAGCTCCTCCGGGAGCGAGTGATCGACGACGCCCGCGAAGCCCACTCCGACGCCCGCGTCGCCCGCCCCGAAGCCCGCGCCGACCACTCCGGCGACTCCGACGCCGACTGA
- a CDS encoding putative bifunctional diguanylate cyclase/phosphodiesterase, with the protein MSATGAVLARPSVSGGGAGLLPQVVLALICGGYAAGAILGWGSTQLALFMGDFGLSAAALAAALSCLWHGRRHAGRLRPAWLLFAASSAMAALGNAVWGWYEVVLGHPVPTPSAADFCFLLFAPPAIVGMLVLAKRPTSRARWICLGLDAWLIAGSLVTLSWSLALAHTGQFGGDGASVARGALALAYPLLDIVLVSMVIVLHFRRSTGNRSAVNTAIAAFALTVLCDALFTSPLLREHYRSGQILDAGWFAGSALLAYAPWVARREAAQEPPSARRPAQQSVPIAGSLAALAPYLAAAVCTLGVLFNVMDGRPIDGVVLSTACAVVLALVVRQAIMLMDNIRLTQELAEKENHFRSLVQSSSDVIMIAAPTGILRYVSPAATGVYGRDADEMVGSELASLIHPEDLGSVVHEVRRFLAASPGEEPTTRIECRFRSGSGDWLNVESTINRHHGGLIFNSRDVTERVRLQAQLQHNAEHDPLTDLPNRALFTRRVRHAVGGRRRTDAGTAVFFIDLDGFKAVNDTVGHHAGDELLVQAARRLQESVRSGSGDCAARLGGDEFAALIIGDGDGAGDVGAREQRIMEIADRLRVRLSQPYRVEGGTEVRVAASIGVAFAEPGTSPGALMRNADLAMYRAKAAGKNRVELYAPQMQAEVARRAEVATRLRAALHDGEFVLLHQPVVELTSGRITAVAAQARWRSAQGILFTPAEFLRVADNGRGGGEDTARTAELSRWMLEAAVEQAAQRRRDGHPVPVCVRLPASRLVDKSLPPKAVETLLARHGLPSGALILELTDSDPRVPLDELEHRLGALRRLGVRIALDGFGSGYAAIRALRRLPIDVLKLDPGLVEGVVESSRLHKITAGLLRIAGDLGMQSIAEGVELPEQIVTLRGMGCTHAQGAAFSGPLDEHRLRRALLRGGYPVPRSEPPLLVGGALPIRHGGHTGHGGSHGPRRTEPHTHPPTRSNTETPVPPT; encoded by the coding sequence GTGAGCGCCACGGGAGCGGTGCTCGCGCGGCCGTCGGTCTCCGGCGGCGGTGCCGGGCTGTTGCCGCAAGTGGTCCTCGCCCTGATCTGCGGCGGCTATGCGGCGGGTGCGATCCTCGGCTGGGGATCGACCCAACTCGCCCTCTTCATGGGTGACTTCGGGCTGAGCGCGGCAGCGCTCGCCGCCGCGCTGTCCTGTCTGTGGCACGGCCGCCGGCATGCCGGCCGACTGCGCCCGGCCTGGCTGCTGTTCGCCGCCTCCTCGGCCATGGCCGCGCTGGGGAACGCCGTATGGGGCTGGTACGAGGTGGTGCTCGGCCACCCCGTACCGACCCCGTCCGCCGCCGACTTCTGCTTCCTGCTCTTCGCCCCGCCCGCCATCGTCGGGATGCTGGTGCTCGCCAAGCGCCCCACCAGCCGGGCCCGGTGGATCTGCCTGGGGCTGGACGCCTGGCTGATCGCCGGATCGCTGGTGACCCTCTCCTGGAGCCTCGCGCTCGCCCACACCGGGCAGTTCGGCGGGGACGGCGCCTCCGTGGCCCGCGGGGCCCTGGCGCTCGCCTATCCGCTGCTGGACATCGTGCTCGTCAGCATGGTGATCGTGCTCCACTTCCGGCGCTCGACGGGCAACCGCTCCGCGGTCAACACCGCGATCGCCGCCTTCGCGCTCACCGTGCTGTGCGACGCGCTGTTCACCTCACCGCTGCTGCGCGAGCACTACCGCTCCGGGCAGATACTCGACGCCGGATGGTTCGCCGGTTCCGCGCTGCTGGCCTACGCCCCGTGGGTGGCCCGCCGCGAGGCCGCCCAGGAGCCGCCGTCGGCGCGCCGTCCCGCGCAGCAGAGCGTCCCCATCGCGGGCTCGCTCGCCGCACTCGCGCCGTATCTCGCCGCCGCCGTCTGCACCCTGGGGGTCCTGTTCAACGTGATGGACGGCCGGCCGATCGACGGGGTGGTGCTCTCCACCGCCTGCGCGGTCGTGCTCGCGCTCGTCGTCCGACAAGCGATCATGCTGATGGACAACATCAGGCTCACCCAGGAGCTCGCCGAGAAGGAGAACCACTTCCGCTCCCTGGTGCAGAGCTCCAGCGATGTGATCATGATCGCCGCACCCACCGGAATCCTGCGCTACGTCAGCCCGGCCGCCACCGGGGTCTACGGCCGCGACGCGGACGAGATGGTCGGCTCCGAGCTGGCCTCCCTCATCCACCCCGAGGACCTCGGATCGGTGGTCCACGAGGTCCGCCGGTTCCTGGCCGCCTCACCGGGCGAGGAGCCCACGACGCGCATCGAGTGCCGCTTCCGCTCCGGCTCCGGCGACTGGCTCAACGTGGAGTCCACGATCAACCGCCACCACGGCGGGCTGATCTTCAACAGCCGCGATGTCACCGAGCGGGTCCGGCTCCAGGCCCAGCTGCAGCACAACGCCGAGCACGACCCGCTCACCGATCTGCCCAACCGCGCCCTGTTCACCCGGCGGGTCCGGCATGCCGTCGGAGGCCGCCGCCGTACGGACGCCGGCACCGCCGTGTTCTTCATCGACCTCGACGGCTTCAAGGCGGTCAACGACACCGTCGGCCACCACGCCGGTGACGAGCTGCTCGTCCAGGCCGCCCGCCGGCTCCAGGAGTCCGTGCGGTCCGGGTCCGGCGACTGCGCGGCCCGGCTCGGGGGCGACGAGTTCGCCGCCCTCATCATCGGCGACGGCGACGGGGCGGGGGACGTGGGCGCCCGCGAGCAGCGCATCATGGAGATCGCCGACCGGCTGCGGGTCCGGCTCTCCCAGCCCTACCGGGTCGAGGGCGGCACCGAGGTCCGCGTGGCCGCCAGCATCGGCGTCGCCTTCGCCGAGCCCGGCACCAGCCCCGGCGCCTTGATGCGCAACGCCGACCTGGCGATGTACCGCGCCAAGGCCGCGGGCAAGAACCGCGTCGAGCTGTACGCACCGCAGATGCAGGCCGAGGTGGCCCGTCGAGCGGAGGTCGCCACCAGACTCCGTGCCGCCCTGCACGACGGGGAGTTCGTGCTGCTGCACCAGCCCGTCGTCGAGCTGACCAGCGGCCGGATCACCGCGGTCGCGGCGCAGGCCCGCTGGCGCTCGGCCCAGGGGATCCTGTTCACCCCCGCCGAGTTCCTCCGGGTCGCCGACAACGGCCGTGGGGGCGGCGAGGACACGGCCCGCACCGCCGAGCTGTCCCGCTGGATGCTGGAGGCCGCCGTCGAGCAGGCCGCCCAGCGGCGCCGCGACGGCCACCCGGTCCCGGTCTGCGTACGGCTCCCCGCGAGCCGGCTGGTGGACAAGTCGTTGCCGCCCAAGGCCGTGGAGACCCTGCTGGCCCGCCATGGGCTGCCGTCCGGCGCGCTGATCCTGGAGCTGACCGACAGCGATCCACGGGTGCCGCTCGACGAGCTCGAGCACCGCCTCGGCGCGCTGCGCCGCCTGGGGGTGCGGATCGCCCTGGACGGCTTCGGCAGCGGCTATGCCGCGATCAGGGCGCTGCGCAGGCTCCCCATCGATGTGCTGAAACTGGACCCCGGGCTGGTCGAGGGCGTGGTCGAGTCCTCACGGCTCCACAAGATCACCGCTGGGCTGCTGAGGATCGCCGGAGACCTCGGAATGCAGTCCATCGCAGAGGGGGTGGAGTTGCCCGAGCAGATCGTCACCCTGCGCGGTATGGGATGCACCCACGCCCAAGGGGCGGCCTTCAGCGGACCGCTGGACGAGCACCGGCTGCGCCGGGCCCTGCTGCGCGGCGGCTATCCCGTCCCCCGCTCGGAGCCGCCGCTGCTCGTCGGCGGCGCCCTGCCGATCCGGCACGGCGGGCACACCGGCCATGGCGGCTCCCATGGTCCGCGCCGTACGGAGCCGCACACCCACCCGCCGACCCGCTCAAATACTGAGACGCCCGTCCCACCCACTTGA